The following are encoded in a window of Esox lucius isolate fEsoLuc1 chromosome 14, fEsoLuc1.pri, whole genome shotgun sequence genomic DNA:
- the sptan1 gene encoding spectrin alpha chain, non-erythrocytic 1 isoform X8, producing MDTSSPQRMDTSGVKVLESADDIQERRQQVLDRYRRFKELSGMRRQKLEDSYRFQFFRRDADELEKWIQEKLQIASDENYKDPTNLQGKLQKHQAFEAEVQANAGAIVKLDETGNLMISEGHFASETIRTRLEELHRLWDLLLQKTKEKGVRLLQAQKLVQYLRECEDALDWISDKEAIATSEELGQDLEHVEVLQKKFEEFQTDLAAHEERVNEVNQLAGRLSQESHPEAELIVRKQEEVNAAWQRLKGLAQQRQGKLFGAAEVQRFNRDVDETISWIKEKEQLMASDDFGRDLASVQALLRKHEGLERDLAALEDKVNTLGEEAERLQQTHPQNASQIHLKRDELITNWEQIRTLAAERHARLNDSYRLQRYTADFRDLTSWVTEMKALINADELANDVAGAEALLDRHQEHKGEIDAHEDSFKATDEAGQALLNTGHYASEEVKEKLGILSEEKESLLELWEVRRQQYEQCMDLQLFYRDTEQVDNWMSKQEAFLLNEDLGDSLDSVEALLKKHEDFEKSLSAQEEKITALDEFATKLIQNNHYAKEDVATRRDALLSRRNALHERAQSRRLALEDSFHLQQFFRDSDELKSWINEKMKTATDEAYKDPSNLQGKVQKHQAFEAELSANQSRIDALQKSGQELLDGKHYAADEVSVRMDEVSSQWKKLLEATELKGVKLREANQQQQFNRNVEDIELWLYEVEGHLSSDDYGKDLTSVQNLQKKHALLEADVAAHQDRIDGITIQARQFHEGGHFDADNIKRKQEALVGRYDALREPMAARKQKLSDSLRLQQLFRDVEDEETWIREKEPIAASTNRGKDLIGVQNLLKKHQALQAEIAGHEPRIKAVTQKGEAMVEEGHFAGEEVKVKLGELNGRWDTLKGKAGQRRQDLEDSLQAQQYFADANEAESWMREKEPIVSSPDYGKDEDSAEALLKKHEALMSDLSAYGSSIKALKEQAQTCRQQVAPTDDETGKELVLALYDYQEKSPREVTMKKGDILTLLNSTNKDWWKVEVNDRQGFVPAAYVKKLDPTQSSSRENLLDEQGSIGLRQDQIETQAVAKEACSVSVRMKQVEELYGTLLELGEKRKDMLEKSCKKFMLFREANELQQWINEKEGALTNEEVGSDLEQVEVLQKKFDDFQKDLKANESRLRDINKVASELESEGLMAEEAPMIQAQEQVMLGSAHGKDEADAKNASPWKNVRLAVQTTANFNTIKDLNNRWRSLQQLAEERSNMLGSAHEVQRFHRDADETKEWIEEKNQALNTDNYGHDLASVQALQRKHEGFERDLAALGDKVNSLGETAERLIQSHPEAVDDIQEKCTELNTAWSSLVGRADQRKEKLGNSHDLQRFLSDFRDLMSWINGIRGLVSSEELAKDVTGAEALLERHQEHRTEIDARAGTFQAFEQFGQQLLARGHYASPEIQQKLEALDRERADLEKAWVQRRMMLDQCLELQLFNRDCEQAENWMAAREAFLASDDKGDSLDSVEALIKKHEDFDKAINVQEEKIAALQSFADQLIGADHYAKPEIHNRCSEVLDRWRHLKAQMIEKRSKLGESQTLQQFSRDVDEIEAWISEKLQTATDESYKDPTNIQLSKLLSKHQKHQAFEAELHANSDRIRGVIDTGNALIQRGACAGSEDAVQSRLGALDEQWQFLVNKSAEKSQKLKEANKQQNFNTGIKDFDFWLSEVEALLASEDYGKDLASVNNLLKKHQLLEADISAHEDRLKDLNGQADSLTASTAFDPTQVKDKRDAVNGRFAKIKSMAAGRRAKLNESHRLHQFFRDLDDEESWIKEKKLLVSSEDYGRDLTGVQNLRKKHKRLEAELAAHEPAIQSVQETGKKLSDDNTIGQEEIEQRLGQFEEHWAELKNLATARGQRLEESLEYQQFVANVEEEEAWINEKLNLVGSEDYGDTLAAVQGLLKKHEAFETDFTVHRDRVNDVCSNGDELIKKNNHHVDSISAKMASLRGKVTELERAAAMRKAKLDENSAFLQFNWKADVVESWIGEKENSLKTDDYGRDLSSVQTLLTKQETFDAGLQAFQQEGITNITALKDQLLAAKHVQSKAIEARHAALMKRWNQLLNNSQARKKKLLEAQEHFRKVEDLFLTFAKKASAFNSWFENAEEDLTDPVRCNSLEEIRALRDAHEAFRSSLSSAQADFNQLAELDRQIKSYQVVSNPYTWFTMEALEETWRNLQKIIKERELELQKEQRRQEENDKLRQEFAQHANAFHQWLQETRSCMVEESGTLESQLEATKRKHQEIRAMRSQLKKIEDLGAAMEEALILDNKYTEHSTVGLAQQWDQLDQLGMRMQHNLEQQIQARNTTGVTEDALKEFSMMFKHFDKEKSGRLNHQEFKSCLRSLGYDLPMVEEGEPDPEFESILDTVDPNRDGNVSLQEYMAFMISRETENVKSSEEIESAFRALSVDAKPYVTKEELYQNLSKEQADYCISHMKPYLDSKGREMPSAFDFVEFTRSLFVN from the exons ATGGACACCTCGTCTCCTCAG AGAATGGATACCAGTGGGGTTAAAGTTCTGGAGTCTGCCGATGACATCCAGGAGCGCCGGCAGCAGGTACTGGATCGCTACCGGCGCTTCAAGGAGCTGTCTGGCATGCGCCGGCAGAAGCTGGAGGACTCATACCGCTTTCAGTTCTTCCGCCGCGATGCCGACGAGCTGGAGAAGTGGATTCAGGAGAAGCTGCAGATAGCCTCTGATGAGAACTATAAGGACCCCACTAACCTCCAG ggtAAGCTCCAGAAACACCAGGCCTTTGAGGCCGAGGTGCAAGCCAATGCCGGAGCCATTGTAAAGCTGGATGAGACTGGCAACCTTATGATCTCTGAGGGCCACTTTGCCTCCGAAACCATCCGC ACTCGTCTGGAGGAACTGCACCGTCTTTGGGACCTGCTGCTCCAGAAGACCAAGGAGAAGGGCGTACGTCTGCTGCAGGCCCAGAAGCTGGTGCAGTACCTGCGCGAGTGCGAGGATGCCCTGGACTGGATCAGTGACAAG GAGGCCATCGCCACCTCTGAGGAGCTGGGCCAGGACCTGGAGCATGTCGAGGTGCTCCAGAAGAAGTTTGAGGAGTTTCAGACAGACCTGGCTGCCCACGAGGAGCGTGTTAATGAGGTGAACCAGCTGGCGGGCAGGCTGAGCCAGGAGTCCCACCCAGAGGCGGAGCTCATCGTCCGCAAGCAGGAGGAGGTGAACGCCGCCTGGCAGAGGCTTAAGGGCCTGGCCCAGCAGAGGCAGGGCAAGCTGTTTGGGGCAGCCGAGGTGCAGCGCTTCAACAG GGATGTGGACGAGACGATTAGCTGGATCAAGGAGAAGGAGCAGCTCATGGCGTCCGATGACTTTGGCCGGGACCTGGCCAGCGTTCAGGCCCTGCTGCGCAAGCATGAGGGGCTGGAGAGAGACCTGGCTGCCCTGGAAGATAAGGTCAACACCCTGGGTGAAGAGGCTGAGCGCCTGCAGCAGACCCACCCCCAGAATGCCTCCCAGATCCACCTGAAGAGGGACGAGCTCATTACCAACTGGGAGCAGATCCGGACACTGGCTGCCGAGCGCCACGCCCGGCTAAACGACTCCTACAG GCTACAGCGTTATACCGCAGACTTCCGCGATCTGACCAGCTGGGTAACCGAGATGAAAGCCTTGATCAATGCCGACGAGCTGGCCAACGATGTAGCCGGTGCTGAGGCTCTCCTGGACCGGCACCAGGAACACAAG GGTGAGATTGACGCACACGAGGATAGCTTCAAAGCCACGGACGAGGCCGGCCAGGCCCTGCTCAACACTGGACACTACGCCTCAGAGGAGGTCAAGGAGAAG CTGGGCATCCTGAGCGAGGAGAAGGAGTCTTTGCTGGAGCTGTGGGAGGTGCGCAGGCAGCAGTATGAACAGTGCATGGACCTTCAGCTCTTCTACAGGGACACGGAGCAGGTCGACAACTGGATGAGCAAGCAGGAG GCTTTCCTTCTGAACGAGGATCTTGGTGACTCACTGGATAGCGTGGAGGCGCTGCTGAAGAAACATGAGGACTTTGAGAAGTCCCTCAGCGCCCAGGAGGAGAAGATCACC GCCCTGGATGAGTTTGCCACCAAACTGATCCAGAACAACCACTATGCCAAGGAGGACGTTGCCACTCGTAGAGATGCT CTGCTGAGTCGCCGTAACGCCCTACACGAGCGCGCCCAGTCTCGTCGCCTCGCCTTGGAAGACTCCTTCCACCTGCAGCAGTTCTTCCGCGACTCAGATGAGCTCAAGAGCTGGATCAACGAGAAGATGAAGACGGCCACGGACGAGGCTTACAAG GACCCATCCAACCTGCAAGGCAAGGTCCAGAAGCACCAGGCTTTCGAGGCAGAGCTGTCAGCCAACCAGAGCCGCATCGATGCGCTGCAGAAATCTGGCCAGGAGCTCCTGGATGGAAAGCACTACGCCGCCGATGAGGTCTCAGTCCGCATGGATGAGGTCAGCTCCCAGTGGAAGAAGCTGTTAGAGGCCACTGAGCTCAAAG GCGTCAAGCTGCGTGAGGCCAACCAGCAGCAGCAGTTCAACAGGAACGTGGAGGATATTGAATTGTGGCTCTACGAGGTGGAGGGCCACCTGTCATCCGACGACTATGGCAAGGACCTCACCAGCGTCCAGAACCTGCAGAAGAAACACGCCCTGCTGGAGGCCGATGTGGCTGCACACCAG GACCGCATTGACGGCATCACCATCCAGGCACGTCAGTTCCATGAGGGAGGCCACTTTGACGCAGACAACATCAAGCGCAAGCAGGAGGCACTGGTGGGACGCTACGACGCCCTCCGCGAACCCATGGCTGCCCGCAAGCAGAAGCTGTCCGACTCCCTCAGGTTGCAGCAGCTCTTCAGAGACGTGGAGGACGAGGAGACCTGGATCCGGGAGAAGGAGCCCATCGCGGCCTCGACCAACCGGGGCAAAGACTTGATCGGGGTACAGAACCTGCTGAAGAAGCACCAAGCCCTGCAGGCGGAGATTGCTGGCCATGAGCCCCGCATCAAGGCCGTCACTCAGAAAGGAGAGGCTATGGTGGAGGAAG GTCACTTTGCCGGGGAGGAGGTGAAGGTGAAGCTGGGGGAGCTGAACGGCCGATGGGACACCCTGAAGGGCAAGGCAGGCCAGCGCAGACAGGACCTGGAGGACTCGCTGCAGGCCCAGCAGTACTTTGCCGACGCCAACGAGGCTGAGTCCTGGATGAGGGAGAAGGAGCCCATCGTGAGCAGCCCTGACTACGGCAAGGACGAGGACTCTGCTGAG GCCCTGCTGAAGAAGCACGAGGCCCTGATGTCTGACCTGAGCGCCTATGGAAGCAGCATAAAGGCTCTGAAAGAGCAGGCCCAAACCTGCAGG CAACAAGTGGCTCCCACTGACGATGAAACGGGCAAGGAGTTGGTCCTGGCTCTCTACGACTACCAGGAGAAGAGCCCCCGGGAGGTCACCATGAAGAAGGGAGACATCCTCACCCTGCTCAACAGCACCAACAAG GACTGGTGGAAGGTGGAGGTCAACGACCGCCAGGGCTTCGTGCCAGCTGCCTACGTCAAGAAACTGGACCCTACCCAGTCCTCCTCTAGGGAGAATCTGCTGGATGAGCAGGGCAGCATCGGCCTCCGCCAGGACCAAATCGAGACCCA GGCGGTGGCCAAGGAGGCGTGCAGTGTGTCTGTACGCATGAAGCAGGTGGAGGAACT GTACGGTACTCTCCTGGAGCTGGGCGAGAAGCGCAAGGACATGCTCGAGAAGAGCTGCAAGAAGTTCATGTTGTTCCGCGAGGCCAACGAGCTGCAGCAGTGGATCAACGAGAAGGAGGGCGCTCTCACCAACGAGGAGGTGGGCTCCGACCTGGAGCAGGTGGAGGTGCTGCAGAAGAAGTTTGACGACTTCCAGAAG GACCTGAAGGCTAACGAGTCCCGTCTGAGGGACATCAACAAAGTGGCGTCGGAGCTGGAGTCTGAGGGCCTGATGGCAGAGGAGGCGCCCATGATCCAGGCTCAG GAACAAGTGATGCTGGGTTCTGCTCATGGCAAG GATGAGGCAGATGCCAAGAATGCTTCACCATGGAAG AATGTACGATTGGCTGTTCAAACGACGGCTAACTTTAATACCATCAAG GATCTGAACAACCGCTGGAGGTCCCTGCAGCAGCTGGCCGAGGAGAGGAGTAACATGCTAGGGAGTGCCCACGAGGTGCAGAGGTTCCACAG GGATGCAGATGAGACCAAAGAGTGGATTGAGGAGAAGAACCAGGCCCTGAACACAGACAACTATGGACACGACCTGGCTAGTGTTCAGGCACTGCAGCGCAAACACGAGGGCTTCGAGAGAGACCTGGCTGCCCTGGGAGATAAG GTGAACTCTCTGGGCGAGACGGCGGAGCGTCTGATCCAGTCCCACCCAGAGGCAGTGGACGACATCCAGGAGAAATGCACGGAACTCAACACGGCCTGGAGCAGCCTGGTGGGGCGTGCTGATCAGCGCAAGGAGAAGCTGGGCAACTCCCATGACCTGCAGCGCTTCCTGTCTGACTTCAGGGACCTGATGTCCTGGATCAACGGCATCCGAGGCCTGGTCTCCTCTGAGGAGTTGGCCAAGGACGTGACCGGAGCCGAAGCCCTGCTGGAGAGACACCAG GAGCACCGTACTGAGATTGATGCCCGTGCGGGCACCTTCCAAGCCTTTGAGCAGTTTGGCCAGCAGCTGTTGGCACGCGGCCACTATGCCAGCCCTGAGATCCAGCAGAAGCTGGAGGCCCTGGACCGGGAGAGGGCTGACCTAGAGAAGGCCTGGGTGCAGCGACGCATGATGCTCGACCAATGCCTGGAGCTCCAG CTGTTCAACCGAGACTGTGAGCAGGCAGAGAACTGGATGGCAGCGCGCGAGGCCTTCCTGGCCAGCGACGATAAGGGAGACTCCTTGGACAGCGTGGAGGCTCTCATCAAGAAGCATGAAGACTTTGACAAGGCCATCAATGTTCAAGAGGAGAAAATTGCTGCTCTGCAGTCCTTTGCCGACCAGCTGATTGGCGCTGACCACTATGCCAAACCTGAGATCCACAACCGTTGCAGTGAAGTCCTGGACAG GTGGCGCCACCTGAAGGCCCAGATGATTGAGAAGCGCTCCAAGCTGGGGGAGTCTCAGACCCTTCAGCAGTTCAGCCGTGACGTGGACGAGATTGAGGCCTGGATCAGCGAGAAGCTTCAGACGGCCACGGACGAGTCCTACAAAGACCCCACCAACATCCAG CTGTCCAAGTTGCTG AGTAAGCACCAGAAGCACCAGGCCTTCGAGGCGGAGCTGCACGCCAACTCGGACCGCATCCGGGGAGTCATCGACACCGGCAACGCCCTCATCCAGAGGGGGGCTTGCGCCGGCAGTGAGGATGCAGTTCAG TCTCGTCTTGGTGCCCTGGATGAGCAATGGCAGTTCCTGGTGAACAAGTCTGCGGAGAAGAGCCAGAAGCTGAAAGAGGCCAACAAGCAGCAGAATTTCAATACAGGCATCAAGGACTTTGACTTCTGGCTCTCTGAG GTTGAGGCCCTCCTCGCGTCTGAGGATTATGGCAAAGACCTGGCCTCTGTCAACAATCTTCTGAAGAAACACCAACTCCTGGAAGCTGACATCTCTGCTCATGAG GATCGTCTGAAGGACCTGAATGGCCAGGCTGACAGCCTTACAGCCAGTACGGCCTTCGACCCCACCCAGGTCAAGGACAAGCGCGATGCTGTCAATGGACGCTTCGCCAAGATCAAGAGCATGGCTGCCGGGCGCCGTGCGAAGCTCAATGAGTCCCACCGCCTGCACCAGTTCTTCAGGGACTTGGACGATGAGGAGTCTTGGATTAA AGAAAAGAAATTGCTAGTAAGTTCGGAGGACTACGGACGTGATTTGACAGGAGTGCAGAATCTGAGGAAGAAACATAAGAGGCTGGAGGCTGAGTTGGCGGCCCACGAGCCTGCCATCCAGTCTGTGCAGGAGACCGGGAAGAAACTGTCTGATGACAACACCATCGGCCAGGAGGAGATCGAGCAGAGGCTGGGCCAGTTTGAGGAGCACTGGGCGGAGCTGAAAAACCTGGCCACAGCCAG GGGGCAGAGGTTGGAGGAGTCGCTGGAGTACCAGCAGTTTGTCGCGAACGTTGAAGAGGAAGAAGCCTGGATTAACGAGAAGCTGAACCTGGTGGGAAGCGAAGACTACGGAGACACCCTGGCCGCTGTGCAGGGCCTGTTGAAGAAGCACGAGGCGTTCGAGACCGACTTCACCGTGCACAGGGACCGAGTGAATGACGTCTGTTCCAATGGAGATGAGCTCATCAAGAAG AACAACCACCACGTGGACAGCATCTCAGCCAAGATGGCCTCCTTGCGGGGCAAAGTGACTGAATTGGAGAGGGCCGCGGCCATGAGGAAGGCCAAGCTGGATGAGAACTCTGCCTTCCTGCAGTTCAACTGGAAGGCTGATGTGGTGGAGTCCTGGATCG GTGAGAAGGAGAACAGCCTGAAGACTGATGACTACGGAAGAGATCTCTCCTCCGTGCAGACGCTACTCACTAAGCAG GAGACCTTTGATGCTGGTCTGCAGGCCTTCCAGCAGGAGGGAATCACCAACATCACAGCCCTGAAGGATCAGCTCCTGGCAGCCAAGCATGTCCAGTCCAAAGCCATCGAGGCGCGCCACGCTGCCCTCATGAAGCGCTGGAACCAGCTGCTCAACAACTCACAGGCCCGGAAGAAGAAGCTGCTGGAGGCCCAGGAGCACTTCAGGAAG GTGGAAGACCTGTTCCTCACCTTTGCCAAGAAGGCGTCAGCCTTCAACAGCTGGTTTGAGAACGCCGAGGAGGACCTCACCGACCCGGTGCGCTGCAACTCACTGGAGGAGATCCGGGCGCTGCGTGACGCCCATGAGGCTTTCCGCTCCTCTCTGAGCTCGGCACAGGCTGACTTCAACCAGCTGGCCGAGTTGGACCGGCAGATCAAGAGCTACCAGGTGGTGTCCAACCCCTACACCTGGTTCACCATGGAGGCCCTGGAGGAGACGTGGAGGAACCTGCAGAAGATTATCAAG GAACGAGAGCTGGAGCTACAGAAGGAGCAGAGGAGGCAGGAGGAGAATGACAAGCTGCGGCAGGAGTTTGCACAGCACGCCAACGCGTTCCACCAGTGGCTGCAGGAGACCAG GTCCTGCATGGTAGAAGAGTCCGGAACGCTGGAATCACAACTCGAGGCGACCAAG CGTAAGCACCAGGAGATCCGGGCAATGCGCAGTCAGCTGAAGAAGATTGAGGACCTGGGCGCGGCCATGGAGGAGGCCCTGATCCTGGACAACAAGTACACGGAGCACAGCACGGTGGGCCTTGCCCAGCAGTGGGACCAGCTGGATCAGCTGGGCATGAGAATGCAGCACAACCTTGAGCAGCAGATCCAGGCCAG AAATACCACCGGTGTGACGGAGGATGCCCTGAAGGAGTTCAGCATGATGTTCAA GCACTTTGACAAAGAGAAGTCAGGCCGTCTGAACCACCAGGAGTTCAAGTCTTGTCTGCGCTCGCTGGGTTATGACCTACccatggtggaggagggagaaccAGACCCAGAGTTTGAGTCCATCCTTGACACCGTCGACCCCAACAG GGATGGCAACGTGTCCTTGCAGGAGTACATGGCGTTCATGATCAGCCGCGAGACAGAGAACGTCAAGTCTAGTGAGGAGATTGAGAGCGCCTTCCGAGCTCTCAGCGTGGACGCCAAGCCCTACGTCACCAAGGAGGAGCTCTACCAG AATCTGTCCAAGGAACAGGCAGACTACTGCATTTCACACATGAAGCCCTACCTAGACAGCAAGGGCCGAGAAATGCCCTCGGCCTTCGACTTCGTCGAATTCACCCGCTCGCTTTTCGTCAACTGA